In a single window of the Corvus hawaiiensis isolate bCorHaw1 chromosome 19, bCorHaw1.pri.cur, whole genome shotgun sequence genome:
- the LOC125335995 gene encoding uncharacterized protein LOC125335995, with amino-acid sequence MPRSGASLYIKSDLKTPTGQMEESRGRTVPERPLQAPERANDSSWLPVYEEAEEAVDFIMAFVSSLDKDTHKFTFLKSVYVLCKTALKRGLTQGLDLFCQTCEVVDNIKDILEKEPRDHVSLRVRYLAMITIDELSLVENVLEGKTKSLLSACFSSVFWLPPEREMPRSGASLYIKTLKAMDTMLRTLVLSFPVSSVSQELQDIFEMLLDFTKSEREVVQERALGRIGVLTYLMSNYSILKASVNFGRDSSGRVCPEDISIPIVGKLLARLILFRCSSEHTSYTAFHALFSLAEFLYKSRPIDRSDQLVWEGVTTSSLCSLSTKDCTQAFGRYLRSSERTDVILEAIGALRDDSILDKEVPSSMLDVAMRDPDSWLMDVPKIVSCILETLPCITTESGCKKVESLFLLMTNEYGSAVLISLCEMAFQGDSTVQELCDTLSSMPEILDKVLTELATLLRNQWCNPRREGTCASRRASSSGQIDVEELGDEPNVWSDQEHVDVLMAFVLLEVLAELSERAEMAKKVDAFLPSMMKILEAGSEDEKLKIIVVFRNILGQLKKAKASSIAMMLVGKVLPLFDSECSQLRELSLLLFRDLLKAVLSRDEKKMRRNIQSALVPLLFRLNDHIPSVAKASREALFAAAELLKWKQLKHLLQRERMWELGECLLLRRSSRAEEYMHQSLPYLRDSQSSVRLAAVRFIRSATTHMRDQDLETQTDVLSALQPLETDRDISISSMAAHAGSILRAPRVRRRSSVILQMLCCWCR; translated from the exons AGCGATCTGAAGACACCTACAGGGCAGATGGAGGAGTCCCGTGGTCGGACTGTGCCTGAGCGGCCTCTGCAGGCCCCAGAAAGGGCAAACG ATTCCAGCTGGTTGCCTGTATatgaagaagcagaggaagcTGTGGATTTCATCATGGCCTTTGTCAGCAGCCTTGACAAG gacaccCACAAGTTCACATTTCTGAAGAGTGTCTACGTGCTGTGCAAAACCGCCTTGAAACGTGGCTTGACCCAGGGCCTGGATTTATTCTGCCAAACGTGCGAAGTGGTGGACAACATCAAG GACATCCTGGAAAAGGAGCCAAGGGACCATGTGTCCTTACGGGTCCGGTATCTCGCCATGATTACCATCGATGAATTAAG CTTGGTGGAGAATGTGCTGGAGGGCAAAACCAAGAGCCTCCTCTCTGCATGTTTCTCAAGTGTCTTCTGGCTTCCCCCAGAAAGGGAAATGCCACGCTCAGGCGCTTCCCTCTACATCAAG ACCCTGAAGGCCATGGACACAATGCTGAGGACACTGGTGCTCAGCTTTCCTGTCTCCAGtgtcagccaggagctgcaggacatcTTTGAG ATGCTGCTGGACTTCACCAAGTCTGAGAGAGAAGTTGTGCAGGAGAGGGCTCTGGGGAGGATCGGTGTCCTTACTTATTTGATGTCCAACTATTCCATTCTGAAG GCCTCTGTCAACTTTGGAAGAGACAGTTCTGGACGTGTCTGCCCTGAAGACATCTCAATCCCAATCGTGGGAAAGCTGCTGGCACGTCTCATTCTTTTCCGATGTTCCAGTGAACATACAAGCTATACAGCCTTCCATGCTCTTTTTTCCCTCGCTGAATTCCTCT ACAAGTCAAGGCCAATTGACAGGTCAGACCAGCTCGTTTGGGAAGGTGTGACCACCTCCTCCTTGTGTTCCCTGAGCACCAAGGACTGTACCCAG GCCTTTGGAAGATATCTCCGCTCTAGCGAGAGGACAGACGTCATCCTCGAGGCCATTGGGGCGTTGAGAGATGACAGCATCCTTGACAAGGAGGTGCCCAGCAGCATGCTGGATGTGGCCATGAGAGACCCAGACTCCTGGCTGATGGAT GTGCCCAAGATAGTGAGCTGCATCCTTGAAACCCTGCCATGCATCACCACGGAGTCAGGCTGTAAGAAAGTGGAGTCACTGTTTCTCCTGATGACCAACGAGTATGGCTCAGCAGTGCTCATCAGCCTGTGTGAGATGGCTTTTCAAGGAGACAG CACTGTGCAGGAACTGTGCGACACTCTGTCCTCCATGCCTGAGATCTTGGACAAGGTCCTAACGGAATTGGCTACCTTGCTCCGCAACCAGTGGTGCAACCCTCGCAGAGAAGGCACCTGCGCCTCTCGCAGAGCC TCGTCCTCGGGGCAGATTGACGTGGAGGAGTTGGGTGACGAGCCCAACGTCTGGAGCGATCAGGAGCATGTCGATGTGCTGATGGCCTTCGTGTTGCTGGAAGTCCTCGCTGAGCTGTCAGAGAGAGCTGAGATG gcaaaaaaagttgACGCCTTCCTGCCAAGCATGATGAAGATACTGGAAGCTGGCAGTGAAGATGAAAAGCTGAAGATCATTGTGGTCTTCCGAAATATCCTGGGTCAGCTGAAAAAGGCAAAGGCCAGCTCCATCGCCATGATGCTGGTGGGGAAGGTGCTGCCGCTCTTTGACTCG GAGTGCAGCCAGCTGCGAGAGCTCTCCCTGTTGCTCTTCAGAGACCTGCTGAAGGCTGTGTTGAGTAGGGATGagaagaagatgaggaggaaCATTCAGAGTGCTCTGGTCCCTCTTCTCTTCCGTCTGAATGACCATATCCCCAGCGTGGCTAAG GCCTCCAGGGAAGCcctttttgctgctgcagagcttctCAAATGGAAGCAGCTCAAGcacctgctgcagagagagcGGATGTGGGAGCTTGGAGAATGCTTG ctgctgaggaggagcagcagggctgaagAGTACATGCATCAGAGCCTGCCCTACCTGAGGGACTCTCAGTCCTCCGTGCGCCTGGCGGCCGTCAGGTTCATCA GGAGCGCCACGACACACATGAGGGACCAGGATTTGGAG